From Triticum aestivum cultivar Chinese Spring chromosome 4A, IWGSC CS RefSeq v2.1, whole genome shotgun sequence, a single genomic window includes:
- the LOC123083504 gene encoding F-box protein At2g21930-like, with the protein MEAKTEKERSLEKKTKSGLYRCNYPGATAEAAALFTDDLILEILSRLPARSLHRFKCVSLPWRDLIADPANRKKLPQTLAGFLYTSFCGSGYRHHFASVSGGPAPFDPSLPYLQLNKYKDMAQMDTCNGLVLYRGCTKKAAPWDWAEDDCRFVVCNPAIGKWLELPPKPLAPAIRYSHTAALAFDPAVSSHFHVLHFEEDYLANYMTGVSIYSSRTGAWSRRDSGMVEKAAPFFRCKCVFVGGMMYVIGELEDISTGNEYVVVGVDVEGKEWKTIRVPYCSRFCMIGLSQGCLHYAVATYESLVPEITLWCLKDCNSKEFVLKHTASMDMLLSMTRMKYRVVGIHPDCDTIFLFSYGGATLATYDMRHQKVGCILNLENMNSTQRFLPYVPLFSEPLADADGQ; encoded by the coding sequence ATGGAGGCGAAGACGGAGAAGGAGAGGAGTCTCGAGAAGAAGACCAAGTCGGGGCTGTACAGGTGCAACTATCCgggggcgacggcggaggcggccgCGCTGTTCACCGACGACCTCATCCTCGAGATCCTCTCCCGCCTCCCTGCTAGATCCCTCCACCGCTTCAAGTGCGTCTCCCTGCCCTGGCGCGACCTCATCGCTGACCCTGCCAACCGCAAGAAGTTGCCCCAGACCCTTGCCGGCTTCCTCTACACGTCCTTCTGCGGCAGCGGGTATCGCCACCACTTCGCCAGCGTCTCCGGCGGCCCAGCTCCGTTTGACCCTTCCCTTCCTTACCTGCAACTTAACAAGTACAAGGACATGGCCCAGATGGACACTTGCAATGGTCTCGTTCTCTACCGCGGCTGCACCAAGAAGGCGGCCCCTTGGGATTGGGCAGAGGATGATTGCCGTTTTGTGGTGTGCAATCCCGCCATTGGTAAGTGGCTCGAGCTGCCCCCTAAGCCTTTGGCGCCGGCAATCAGATATAGCCATACTGCAGCTCTGGCTTTTGATCCGGCAGTTTCGTCGCATTTCCACGTTCTTCATTTTGAGGAGGACTATCTGGCAAATTATATGACAGGAGTGAGCATCTACTCGTCGCGGACAGGAGCCTGGAGTCGCCGGGATAGTGGGATGGTTGAGAAAGCGGCGCCGTTCTTCAGGTGTAAATGTGTCTTTGTCGGCGGTATGATGTATGTGATTGGCGAGCTGGAGGACATCAGCACCGGCAACGAGTATGTGGTGGTGGGGGTGGACGTGGAGGGGAAAGAGTGGAAGACTATCCGTGTGCCGTACTGTTCGAGATTTTGTATGATTGGATTGTCGCAGGGATGCTTACACTATGCTGTAGCTACCTATGAAAGCCTAGTTCCTGAGATAACACTTTGGTGCCTCAAGGATTGTAACAGTAAAGAATTCGTCCTGAAGCATACCGCCAGCATGGATATGCTTCTGAGCATGACTAGGATGAAGTACAGGGTTGTTGGGATTCATCCAGATTGTGACACCATTTTCTTGTTTTCATATGGAGGTGCTACCTTGGCAACGTACGATATGCGACATCAGAAAGTTGGTTGTATTCTTAATCTTGAGAACATGAACAGCACACAACGATTTCTACCCTATGTTCCTCTCTTCTCAGAGCCATTAGCAGATGCAGATGGGCAGTAG